CGGTGGGCAGCGTAAAGGCTGTTACACAGGAGCAGCTGCATGATGCGGTGAAGGCAGAAATCATTCTTGGCAATACCTATCACCTGTATTTACGGCCCGGGCTGGAAGTGTTGTCACTTGCCGGCGGACTGCATAAATTTAATGGCTGGAACAAGCCTATCCTGACGGATAGTGGTGGTTACCAGGTGTTTTCACTGGCCGCCAACCGCAAGATCAAAGAGGAAGGCGTGGTATTCCAGTCGCACATAGATGGCTCCCGCCACCTGTTTACACCCGAAAATGTGATGGATATTCAGCGCACCATCGGGGCCGATATCATTATGGCCTTTGATGAATGCCCGCCTTATCCTTCAGAATACCGCTATGCCCGCAAGTCCATGGAGCTGACACACCGTTGGCTGGACCGCTGTATTCAGCGGTTAAAGGACACACAGCCTGCTTACGGCCATGAACAAACGCTGTTCCCCATTATACAGGGTAGTACCTATAAAGATCTGCGTGCGGCCTCTGCTGCGTACATCGCCTCCAGCGATTGCGCCGGTAATGCCATTGGTGGCTTGAGCGTAGGAGAGCCGGAAGGAGAGATGTATGAAATGTGCGGACTGGTATGTGATATCCTTCCCAAAGAAAAGCCCCGCTACCTGATGGGAGTGGGCACACCCTGGAATATCCTGGAAAATATTGCCCTGGGGGTAGATATGTTTGACTGCGTAATGCCTACCCGTAATGGCCGCAATGGGATGCTGTTTACCTGGAATGGAGTGATCAACATCCGTAATAAGAGATGGGCAACTGATTTCAACCCGATCGATGAAAATAGTCCCTGCTTTGCTACCCGCGATTATTCCCGGGCATACCTGCGTCACCTGTTTGTAGCCGGTGAAATATTAGGCATGACATTGGCGAGTATCCATAACCTGGCCTTTTACCTGGAGCTGGTGAAGGAAGCCCGCCGTCAGATCCTGGCCGGTACCTTTGCTACCTGGAAAACCGGTATGGTGAACCAGTTGAAAACACGCCTCTAAAAACTCAGACTATAAAATAAACGAATATCTTTGGGTTCATGACTAAAATAGACTGGTACATTTTACGCAAGCTCATTGGCACTTTCATTTATTCGCTCATGATATTGCTGGTCATTTCTGTGGTGATCGACATTACAGAGAAGATAGATGATTTCCTGAAGTATCATATATCGCTGCATGATGTAATCGTGGACTATTATTTTGGTTTTATTCCGCATATCGCTGCGTTGCTGTTCCCGTTATTTATTTTTATCTCCGTTATATTTTTCACCTCCAAAATGGCCTACCGTTCGGAGATCATTGCCATCCTCAGTGCTGGCGTGAGCTTTCGCCGGTTTCTGCGCCCTTACTGGATAGGTGCTTTTTTGTTTGGCGGCCTGTTGTGGCTGGCTAATTTCTGGGTAGTACCCAATGCCAACCGGATACGGACCACTTTTGAAAATACCCGGATCCGCACACCGGATGATCAGAAGTCGCAATATGACCGCACCAGCCGTATCGATAGTTTTACCTACGTCACTTTTGGTACCTATGATCCGAATTACAGGAGTGGCAGCAATTTTACGCTGGAGAAAGTGGATGCACAGAATATGACGTTGAAGATCAGGGCCGACCGGGTTACCTGGGATTCTGTAGCCAAATCGTGGCGCCTGGATTATGTGTCGGTGCGCACCATGAACGGGTTAAAGGAAACGTGGGTCAGCCGCCAGGATACCCTGCTCAAAATGGCGCTGTCGCCCAAAGACCTGGTAGATGTTAAGAATCTCCAGGAAGCCATGACCACCCCCGACCTGAGGAGATATATCAAACGTGAATCCATCCGCGGTTCCGAAGGACTAAATACATACTGGGTTGAATATTATCGTAGAACCGCTGCTGCTGCGGCTGTAGTAATACTTACACTCATCGGCGGTATCATTGCGGCCAAAAAAGTACGGGGTGGCAGCGGCCTGCATCTTGCTGTAGGCATAGTGATCAGCGCCAGCTATATCATCCTGATGCAGTTTACCACCGTTTTCTCCGTAAAGGCAGACCTGAACCCACTCCTGGCCGTATGGATCCCCAACTTCCTTTTCGGGGGATTGGCACTGTACCTGTACAGACGTGCGCCCAAATGACCAGGATTATATGGATTATAAAGATTTATAGGATTTAACTGGAAGAATGATGCGAATATTTTCGCTCTAATCTTCCAGTTAAATCCTATAAATCTTTATAATCCATATAATCCTGGTTTCAATATTTTCAATTCATTCTGAAAAAAATACGTTCCACAAAGGGTAGGTGGTTATTTGTTAATTTGCATATTTAATGATTTGCAGATCAGGTATTTAATATGTATGTTGTGACGTGTATCTGACTGGTTGATACCCCCTTAAAAGTTGTTAAATTGGCATTAAATAACACGAAATGGTGGTAACT
The Chitinophaga sp. MM2321 DNA segment above includes these coding regions:
- the tgt gene encoding tRNA guanosine(34) transglycosylase Tgt, which translates into the protein MNPVSLHAEFTTLNFELITTDSGSNARAGKITTAHGEIETPIFMPVGTVGSVKAVTQEQLHDAVKAEIILGNTYHLYLRPGLEVLSLAGGLHKFNGWNKPILTDSGGYQVFSLAANRKIKEEGVVFQSHIDGSRHLFTPENVMDIQRTIGADIIMAFDECPPYPSEYRYARKSMELTHRWLDRCIQRLKDTQPAYGHEQTLFPIIQGSTYKDLRAASAAYIASSDCAGNAIGGLSVGEPEGEMYEMCGLVCDILPKEKPRYLMGVGTPWNILENIALGVDMFDCVMPTRNGRNGMLFTWNGVINIRNKRWATDFNPIDENSPCFATRDYSRAYLRHLFVAGEILGMTLASIHNLAFYLELVKEARRQILAGTFATWKTGMVNQLKTRL
- a CDS encoding LptF/LptG family permease, whose protein sequence is MTKIDWYILRKLIGTFIYSLMILLVISVVIDITEKIDDFLKYHISLHDVIVDYYFGFIPHIAALLFPLFIFISVIFFTSKMAYRSEIIAILSAGVSFRRFLRPYWIGAFLFGGLLWLANFWVVPNANRIRTTFENTRIRTPDDQKSQYDRTSRIDSFTYVTFGTYDPNYRSGSNFTLEKVDAQNMTLKIRADRVTWDSVAKSWRLDYVSVRTMNGLKETWVSRQDTLLKMALSPKDLVDVKNLQEAMTTPDLRRYIKRESIRGSEGLNTYWVEYYRRTAAAAAVVILTLIGGIIAAKKVRGGSGLHLAVGIVISASYIILMQFTTVFSVKADLNPLLAVWIPNFLFGGLALYLYRRAPK